A single genomic interval of Rosistilla ulvae harbors:
- a CDS encoding ThuA domain-containing protein, translating into MNASLFRRLSALFLIAAVTTVAVADDHRLVLVAGKPSHPPRLHEFNAGVQLLAKCLQDVPGLQTDVVLNGWPEDESILEKADAIVFYMDGGARHEVVQEEGRRLKMIDRLAAKGVGLGFMHYGVEILADQASGEFKRWIGGHYENMFSCNPIWEPQFASLPEHPITRGVKPFAIQDEWYFNMRFVADIPGNESRDVEDLKFVPILVASPSDTVRDGPYVYPKGPYPHIQASKGRAEAMLWTVERPDGGRGFGFTGGHFHDNWGNDDFRKVVLNTMLWTAKVEVPSQGVVSAVSEEQLNANLDPKPSRKKK; encoded by the coding sequence GTGAATGCTTCTCTGTTTCGCCGATTGTCGGCGCTCTTCTTGATCGCTGCGGTGACGACTGTCGCCGTGGCGGATGACCATCGTTTGGTGCTTGTCGCGGGCAAGCCGTCGCACCCGCCGCGGTTACACGAATTCAATGCCGGCGTGCAGTTGTTGGCCAAGTGTTTGCAAGACGTTCCCGGTCTGCAGACCGACGTTGTCTTGAACGGTTGGCCCGAGGATGAATCGATCCTGGAAAAGGCTGATGCGATCGTCTTCTATATGGACGGCGGGGCGCGTCACGAAGTGGTGCAAGAGGAAGGCCGGCGGTTGAAGATGATCGACCGTCTTGCTGCGAAAGGCGTCGGACTCGGCTTCATGCACTACGGCGTGGAGATCTTGGCCGATCAGGCGAGCGGCGAATTTAAGCGTTGGATCGGCGGTCACTATGAAAACATGTTCTCCTGCAATCCGATTTGGGAGCCGCAGTTTGCCAGCCTTCCCGAGCATCCGATCACCCGCGGCGTGAAGCCGTTTGCGATTCAAGACGAATGGTATTTCAACATGCGCTTTGTCGCTGATATCCCCGGCAACGAGTCGCGCGACGTCGAGGATCTGAAGTTTGTCCCGATCTTGGTGGCAAGTCCCAGCGATACAGTCCGCGATGGTCCCTATGTCTATCCCAAGGGACCCTACCCGCACATCCAGGCATCGAAGGGACGGGCCGAAGCGATGTTATGGACGGTGGAGCGTCCCGATGGCGGACGCGGCTTCGGTTTCACCGGCGGCCATTTTCATGACAACTGGGGGAACGACGATTTTCGCAAAGTGGTCCTCAACACGATGCTCTGGACCGCAAAGGTTGAGGTCCCATCACAGGGCGTCGTCTCGGCGGTCAGCGAAGAACAGCTGAACGCGAACCTCGATCCCAAACCATCACGAAAGAAAAAGTAG
- a CDS encoding dienelactone hydrolase family protein, giving the protein MCDQDHFEDDLKKYSRRDLGTLAAAGVGAAMLLPRAADAAEVSGSDVTIKTPDGDCDAYFVAPKTGAHAAVLIWPDIFGLRPAFRQMAQRLAESGYSVLVVNPFYRTMKAPTAAKGANTPIPDVRPLAKSLTPTTQTTDAKAFIAWLDAQPQVDKSKKIGTTGYCMGGPIVMRTAAAVPTRVGAAATFHGGGLATDSPDSPHRLIPQMKAQFLIAVAENDDQRDPEAKDVLEKSFAAANLPAEIEVYPAGHGWCPPDTRVHNQEQAEKAWKRMLVLFDKALA; this is encoded by the coding sequence ATGTGCGATCAAGATCATTTTGAAGACGACCTGAAAAAGTACTCCCGCCGCGACCTCGGCACCTTGGCGGCCGCAGGCGTTGGCGCCGCGATGCTGCTGCCTCGGGCTGCCGATGCTGCGGAAGTGAGCGGCAGCGACGTGACGATCAAAACTCCCGATGGTGATTGCGACGCCTACTTCGTCGCCCCCAAGACCGGTGCCCACGCAGCCGTCTTGATCTGGCCCGACATCTTTGGACTGCGTCCCGCATTTCGCCAGATGGCGCAGCGGCTAGCCGAATCGGGCTACAGCGTGCTGGTCGTCAATCCGTTCTATCGGACGATGAAGGCACCCACGGCGGCGAAGGGAGCCAACACGCCGATTCCCGACGTGCGTCCGTTGGCGAAATCGCTCACACCCACAACACAGACAACCGACGCCAAGGCGTTCATCGCCTGGTTGGATGCGCAGCCGCAGGTCGACAAGAGCAAGAAGATCGGCACGACCGGCTATTGCATGGGGGGCCCGATCGTGATGCGGACTGCTGCAGCGGTTCCAACCCGCGTCGGCGCGGCAGCCACGTTCCACGGCGGTGGTCTGGCGACCGACAGCCCCGACAGCCCGCATCGCTTGATTCCACAGATGAAGGCTCAGTTCCTGATCGCGGTTGCGGAGAACGACGACCAACGCGATCCCGAAGCGAAGGACGTGCTGGAAAAATCGTTTGCCGCGGCCAACCTGCCGGCAGAGATCGAAGTCTATCCGGCCGGGCACGGTTGGTGCCCACCCGACACGCGCGTCCACAACCAGGAACAAGCCGAAAAAGCTTGGAAACGGATGCTTGTTCTGTTCGACAAAGCGTTGGCATAG
- a CDS encoding dockerin type I domain-containing protein: MARIWDQWLGRRKSAEQASRRRYKTRRRCRVEQLDKRQLLAANIFHNELIPEDVNQDGIVTAVEALTIINQMNRQSSNNADGQTASDSGRKTDVNNDGQQTPIDALMVINRLNRRDGGGDSFDRPDNSVDQPTDETTTEEEEEDTTPTSDESGDVVLQWNDLFGELLADSVENQNPGYASRSMAMLNLAIFDAAQIGENGSDAETFYEYEFSVETDDITTEVAASQAAYTVLSSLYPDQQATLDAFLETSLAGYENDANFSDSLTVGSEIGNQILANRADDGSDAVVDYTYSDEVGSFQADPLNPDVPVWGPAWGEVDTFAIDSTDAFLPESTPALTSEEYAASYNEVQELGAFDSTTRTAEQTEIGIFWAYDREGLGTPLAIYNDVLLTVAAQEGNTLEENAALFAQASVAMADAAIVAWDTKFTEEFWRPVTAIQSGDLDGNALTEGDPDWTALGAPDGGEDEIGFTPQFPTYISGHATFGGALFGTLQEFYGTDDIAFELTSEELEILLEDPELQEAYGLDLDDATRSFSSFSEAMAENGRSRVYLGIHFDFDDLVGQDVGQAVAASVASAFDTDSDDDSQWVDFDRDPGTNNQGGGNNNGQSQDELERQKSRNSRLAAVDSIFANNLL, from the coding sequence ATGGCACGTATCTGGGATCAATGGCTAGGTCGTCGCAAGTCCGCGGAACAAGCCAGTCGCCGGCGTTACAAAACGCGTCGACGATGCCGTGTCGAGCAACTCGACAAGCGACAGTTGTTGGCCGCAAACATCTTTCATAACGAACTAATACCCGAAGATGTGAACCAGGACGGTATCGTGACGGCAGTCGAGGCGCTGACGATCATCAATCAGATGAACCGGCAATCGTCGAACAACGCCGATGGCCAAACCGCGTCGGATTCAGGACGGAAAACCGATGTGAACAACGACGGACAACAGACTCCGATCGATGCATTGATGGTGATCAATCGCTTGAATCGACGCGACGGCGGCGGCGATTCGTTCGATCGCCCCGACAATTCGGTCGATCAGCCGACGGATGAAACGACGACGGAGGAGGAAGAGGAGGATACCACGCCGACGTCGGATGAAAGCGGCGATGTCGTGTTGCAGTGGAACGATCTCTTTGGCGAACTGTTGGCCGACAGCGTGGAGAATCAGAACCCTGGCTACGCGTCCCGATCGATGGCGATGTTGAACTTGGCGATCTTCGATGCGGCCCAGATCGGCGAAAACGGCTCTGACGCAGAGACGTTCTACGAATACGAATTCTCGGTGGAGACCGACGACATCACGACGGAGGTGGCAGCATCGCAAGCTGCCTACACGGTGCTCAGTTCGCTCTATCCCGACCAACAAGCGACGCTCGACGCGTTCCTGGAAACCAGCCTCGCCGGTTACGAAAACGACGCCAACTTCAGCGACAGCTTGACGGTGGGGTCGGAGATTGGCAACCAGATCTTAGCCAACCGCGCCGACGATGGATCCGACGCCGTCGTCGACTACACCTATTCGGACGAAGTCGGTTCGTTCCAAGCCGATCCGCTGAACCCCGACGTTCCCGTCTGGGGCCCCGCTTGGGGCGAAGTCGACACGTTTGCCATCGATTCGACCGATGCATTCCTGCCCGAGTCCACCCCGGCTCTGACCAGCGAAGAGTATGCGGCGTCGTACAACGAAGTCCAAGAACTGGGCGCGTTCGACAGCACCACGCGGACCGCGGAGCAGACCGAAATCGGCATCTTCTGGGCCTACGACCGAGAAGGACTGGGGACGCCGTTGGCGATCTACAACGACGTGCTGCTGACCGTCGCAGCGCAAGAAGGCAACACGCTGGAGGAGAACGCGGCGCTCTTTGCACAAGCTTCAGTGGCGATGGCGGACGCCGCGATCGTCGCTTGGGATACGAAGTTCACCGAGGAGTTCTGGCGACCGGTCACCGCGATCCAAAGCGGTGACCTCGACGGTAACGCGTTGACTGAAGGCGATCCCGACTGGACTGCTTTGGGAGCTCCCGATGGTGGAGAGGATGAGATCGGCTTCACGCCTCAGTTCCCCACCTACATCTCCGGCCACGCCACGTTTGGCGGTGCCCTGTTCGGCACGCTGCAAGAGTTCTACGGGACCGATGACATCGCCTTTGAACTGACGTCCGAGGAGCTGGAGATCTTGCTCGAAGATCCCGAACTGCAAGAGGCCTACGGACTGGATCTCGATGACGCGACGCGGTCGTTCAGTTCATTCAGCGAAGCGATGGCGGAGAATGGTCGCAGCCGCGTCTATCTCGGCATCCACTTCGACTTCGACGATCTCGTCGGTCAAGACGTAGGCCAAGCCGTCGCCGCCAGCGTCGCATCGGCCTTCGACACCGACTCCGACGACGACTCGCAGTGGGTCGATTTCGACCGCGACCCGGGAACCAACAATCAAGGAGGCGGAAACAACAACGGTCAGTCGCAAGACGAACTGGAACGGCAGAAGTCGCGCAACAGCCGACTCGCCGCAGTCGATTCGATCTTCGCGAACAATCTGCTGTAG
- a CDS encoding DUF1501 domain-containing protein, producing MPFSSSHHIDRRALLQRSGIGLGMLGLNSLFADQNDVSSTTSDNDTSSPLAPKAPHFPGRVKRVVHFFLNGGPSHVDTFDPKPTLEKYAGQAPPMSLATERKTGACMPSPFAFKKYGESGIEVSELFARTAEHIDDIAVIRSMYAQVPNHEPSLMLMNCGDSVLPRPSVGAWALYGLGSENQNLPGFISMCPNGLPVKGAENWQSGFLPGSYQGTYVDPKHSRIDKLIENIRSPHATTQVQQQQLDLLRQLNAEHQSARHDPRLETRIQSFELAFRMQMEAADAFDVADETQETHDLYGKGVHARQTMIARRLLERGVRYVQLWHGAGNVWDHHAKLEAGHRKLSAEIDQPISALLTDLKRRGMFHDTLVIWGGEFGRTPTVELTGGGAETLGRDHNHYGFSVWMAGGGVRGGTVHGATDEFGFKATENPCSVHDLHATILHLLGFDHTKLTYRYAGRDFRLTDVHGNVIKNILS from the coding sequence ATGCCATTCTCTTCATCGCATCACATCGACCGTCGCGCCCTGCTGCAGCGTTCGGGCATCGGCCTGGGCATGCTCGGCCTGAACAGTTTGTTCGCCGATCAAAACGACGTGTCATCGACAACATCCGATAACGATACGTCATCGCCGCTGGCTCCCAAGGCACCTCACTTTCCCGGCCGCGTCAAACGTGTGGTCCACTTCTTTCTCAACGGCGGACCGTCGCACGTCGACACGTTCGACCCGAAGCCGACGTTAGAGAAATACGCAGGCCAAGCGCCACCGATGTCGCTGGCGACCGAACGGAAAACGGGAGCCTGCATGCCGTCGCCGTTTGCGTTTAAGAAGTACGGCGAGAGCGGGATCGAAGTCAGCGAACTGTTCGCACGAACGGCCGAGCATATCGACGACATCGCCGTCATCCGTTCGATGTACGCTCAAGTTCCCAACCACGAACCGTCGCTGATGCTGATGAATTGCGGCGATTCGGTTTTGCCACGCCCCAGCGTCGGCGCGTGGGCACTGTATGGCTTGGGTTCCGAAAACCAAAACCTCCCCGGCTTCATCTCGATGTGCCCCAATGGCCTGCCGGTCAAAGGAGCGGAGAACTGGCAGTCGGGCTTTCTACCGGGCAGCTACCAAGGAACCTACGTCGATCCGAAGCACAGCCGGATCGACAAACTGATCGAAAACATCCGCAGCCCTCACGCCACGACCCAAGTCCAACAACAGCAACTGGATCTGCTGCGACAACTGAACGCCGAACACCAATCGGCCCGTCACGATCCTCGCCTGGAAACGCGAATCCAATCGTTCGAACTGGCCTTCCGAATGCAGATGGAAGCTGCCGACGCGTTTGATGTCGCCGACGAAACACAGGAGACGCACGATCTTTATGGCAAGGGAGTCCACGCCAGACAGACGATGATCGCCCGGCGACTATTGGAACGCGGCGTCCGCTACGTTCAATTGTGGCACGGTGCGGGCAATGTCTGGGACCATCATGCGAAACTCGAAGCGGGACATCGCAAGTTGTCGGCCGAAATCGACCAACCGATCTCCGCTCTGCTGACCGATCTAAAACGCCGTGGCATGTTCCACGACACGCTGGTGATTTGGGGAGGCGAGTTTGGCCGCACGCCCACCGTCGAACTAACCGGTGGCGGAGCCGAGACGCTCGGCCGCGATCACAACCATTACGGCTTCAGCGTTTGGATGGCGGGCGGTGGCGTCCGCGGCGGGACCGTGCATGGAGCGACCGATGAATTTGGATTCAAAGCGACGGAAAACCCTTGCAGCGTCCACGACTTGCACGCCACGATCCTGCACTTGCTGGGATTTGACCACACCAAATTGACCTACCGCTACGCCGGCCGCGACTTCCGTCTGACCGATGTCCACGGCAACGTGATCAAAAACATCCTTTCCTAA
- a CDS encoding PSD1 and planctomycete cytochrome C domain-containing protein, which translates to MSLPPKSKRPQVLRCVTAAFAPRKINPSTGRAFDFFATTLLFVLAGTIATAEESPEAIEFFENKIRPLLVENCQSCHGRTTQWGGLRLDSRQALLQGGDSGAAVVAGAAGESELIRRIVSDDEFEKMPPPDSEKQLTAAAIADLKHWIDNGAAWPESDAPHDDMATIAATHWAFQPLASPTPPTPQNGDWGQTPADAFILHSLEQQGLSPSPPADRRTLIRRATFDLTGLPPTAEQVQQFVDDDNANAYPLLIDRLLDSPAYGEQWGRHWLDVARYSDTKGYVYGREEKFFVHASHYRDWVIRAFNEDLPYDRFLLLQLAADQAAPDDPAAAAAMGFLTLGRRFLGVQPDIIDDRIDVVTRGTMGLTVSCARCHDHKFDPIPTADYYSLYGVFQNCAEHVVALPRPRSNDASTELSDFEVELKKRQDALETGLAAARTEFAQLARKRIGEYLQAQFELDKYPEQSFGQILNKKDLLPSTVRRWQKYLQQPERQSDPIFLIWHQLAQLPDDRFADLSQAALAQLSQAPTAINPRVAVAFATAPKSKRELADRYAKIFTDVDQQWHSLAEEATPNDAKQTAATPPTRLPDPADERLRQVLYDEASPCIIPNLPIINIEFDVDTSTCVALWKLQGAVDKWIISNPSAAPYAVVLKDRSSLVQPRIFRRGNPVNLGDEVPRQFLGVVAPSDRTPFQHGSGRLELAQAIASADNPLTARVWVNRVWAHHFGQGIVPTTSDFGTRAEPPSHPELLDWLTLGFIESGWSTKWLHRQIMLSSTYRQRSTGPDSPSEYAAADTADPKNRLLWRMNARRLRFEELRDAQLAAAGTLDMQRGGKADELFAAAPSGSRRTIYTMIDRQSLPSVLQVFDFANPDLHTPRRSETTVPQQALFGLNHPFVADRAREIAAAAATSDSDAPVDRIRQMFAAILQRPPSESELTATLAFIRDEESEAIDEAAEQAKLAWTYGYGEIDPEAQRLLNFTPLPYFSGSAWQGSPKYPDGKIGWAQIDADGGHPGNDLKHAIIRRWTAPASGTYSIQSTIDHAATPGDGVRCWVLAGDKVLRRETLHNTSLDVDVPAVELEQGDSIDFVVDIYRVLNSDQHQWSQKITRVASADELPVNAAAPAGDSQRDFTGLHTRQLNRWEQLAQTLLLSNEFIFVD; encoded by the coding sequence ATGAGCCTACCCCCAAAATCGAAGCGCCCGCAGGTTTTGCGATGCGTCACCGCCGCGTTCGCCCCACGGAAAATCAATCCGTCGACTGGCCGCGCTTTTGATTTCTTCGCCACGACCTTGTTGTTCGTTCTTGCGGGAACGATAGCGACAGCGGAAGAATCGCCCGAAGCGATCGAGTTCTTTGAAAACAAGATCCGGCCGCTGTTGGTCGAAAACTGCCAAAGCTGTCACGGCAGAACAACGCAATGGGGAGGCCTGCGACTCGATTCCCGCCAGGCGTTGCTGCAAGGTGGCGACAGCGGAGCGGCGGTTGTCGCGGGAGCGGCGGGGGAGAGCGAATTGATCCGCCGCATTGTTTCCGACGACGAATTCGAAAAGATGCCGCCGCCGGACAGTGAAAAACAACTCACCGCCGCTGCGATCGCTGATCTCAAACATTGGATCGACAACGGGGCCGCCTGGCCCGAATCGGACGCACCACACGACGACATGGCGACCATCGCTGCAACGCACTGGGCCTTCCAACCGCTCGCGTCTCCCACGCCGCCAACTCCGCAAAACGGGGACTGGGGACAAACGCCAGCGGACGCATTCATCCTGCACTCGCTAGAACAACAAGGTCTTTCCCCATCCCCTCCCGCCGACCGACGCACGCTGATCCGCCGCGCGACGTTTGACCTGACCGGGCTGCCACCAACTGCCGAACAAGTTCAACAATTTGTCGACGACGATAACGCCAACGCCTATCCGCTGTTGATCGATCGGCTGCTCGATTCGCCTGCCTACGGCGAACAATGGGGACGGCACTGGTTGGACGTCGCCCGCTACTCCGACACCAAGGGCTACGTCTACGGACGCGAGGAAAAGTTCTTCGTCCACGCCTCGCACTATCGCGACTGGGTGATCCGAGCGTTCAACGAAGACCTCCCCTACGACCGATTTCTGCTGTTGCAACTCGCCGCCGACCAAGCGGCTCCGGACGATCCCGCGGCTGCGGCGGCGATGGGCTTCCTGACCCTGGGGCGGCGCTTCCTTGGCGTCCAACCCGATATCATCGACGACCGCATCGATGTCGTCACCCGCGGCACGATGGGACTGACCGTCAGTTGTGCCCGCTGCCACGACCACAAGTTCGATCCGATCCCGACAGCCGACTACTACTCGCTGTACGGCGTCTTTCAAAACTGTGCCGAACACGTCGTCGCGCTGCCACGACCGCGAAGCAACGACGCATCGACGGAACTCTCCGACTTTGAAGTCGAACTCAAAAAGCGACAGGATGCATTGGAAACGGGCCTGGCGGCGGCTCGCACCGAGTTCGCGCAACTCGCCCGGAAGCGGATCGGCGAATACCTGCAAGCTCAATTTGAACTGGACAAATACCCCGAACAATCGTTCGGCCAGATCCTCAACAAAAAAGATCTGCTGCCATCGACAGTTCGTCGCTGGCAAAAATACCTGCAGCAGCCCGAGCGACAATCCGACCCGATCTTTTTGATTTGGCACCAACTGGCGCAATTGCCCGACGATCGATTTGCCGACCTTTCACAAGCCGCTCTGGCTCAGCTTTCGCAGGCTCCCACCGCGATCAACCCTCGCGTCGCGGTGGCGTTTGCGACGGCACCAAAATCGAAGCGGGAACTCGCCGATCGCTACGCCAAGATCTTCACCGATGTCGATCAACAATGGCATTCACTTGCCGAGGAAGCGACACCGAACGACGCAAAACAAACCGCTGCGACGCCGCCAACTCGATTGCCCGACCCTGCCGATGAACGATTGCGTCAGGTGCTCTATGACGAAGCGTCGCCGTGCATAATCCCGAACCTACCGATCATCAACATCGAATTTGATGTCGACACCAGCACGTGCGTGGCCCTCTGGAAATTGCAAGGCGCCGTCGACAAGTGGATCATTTCCAATCCATCGGCGGCACCCTATGCCGTCGTTTTGAAGGACCGCAGCTCGCTGGTTCAGCCGCGCATCTTTCGTCGCGGCAATCCGGTCAACCTCGGCGATGAAGTCCCTCGTCAATTCCTAGGCGTCGTCGCCCCGAGCGACCGAACGCCGTTCCAACATGGCAGCGGACGGTTGGAACTGGCCCAAGCGATCGCATCGGCCGACAATCCGCTAACAGCACGGGTCTGGGTGAACCGCGTCTGGGCCCATCACTTCGGCCAAGGAATCGTGCCGACGACCAGCGACTTCGGCACCCGCGCCGAACCGCCATCGCATCCGGAACTGCTCGACTGGCTGACCCTAGGTTTTATCGAATCGGGCTGGAGCACAAAGTGGCTGCATCGTCAGATCATGCTTTCGTCGACCTATCGTCAGCGTTCGACCGGCCCCGACAGCCCATCAGAATATGCAGCCGCCGACACCGCCGATCCCAAAAACCGACTGCTGTGGCGGATGAATGCCCGCCGGCTTCGCTTTGAAGAACTCCGCGACGCGCAACTCGCCGCCGCCGGGACTCTCGACATGCAACGCGGCGGCAAAGCTGACGAGCTGTTTGCCGCAGCCCCCAGCGGATCGCGACGGACGATCTATACGATGATCGATCGTCAGTCGCTGCCAAGCGTTTTGCAAGTCTTCGATTTTGCGAACCCCGATTTGCATACGCCCCGGCGCTCCGAAACCACCGTTCCACAGCAGGCGTTGTTTGGCCTGAACCATCCGTTTGTCGCCGACCGGGCTCGCGAGATCGCTGCCGCGGCGGCGACGTCGGATTCCGACGCCCCCGTCGACCGGATTCGTCAAATGTTCGCAGCGATACTGCAGCGACCGCCCAGCGAATCCGAACTCACCGCTACGCTGGCATTCATCCGCGATGAAGAATCCGAGGCGATCGATGAGGCAGCGGAGCAGGCAAAACTTGCATGGACCTACGGCTACGGCGAGATCGATCCCGAGGCGCAGCGGCTGTTGAACTTCACCCCCCTGCCCTACTTCAGCGGTTCCGCTTGGCAAGGCAGCCCCAAATATCCCGACGGCAAAATCGGATGGGCCCAGATCGACGCCGACGGAGGACACCCGGGCAACGATCTGAAACACGCGATCATCCGCCGCTGGACCGCTCCGGCCAGCGGAACCTATTCGATCCAAAGCACGATCGACCATGCAGCAACACCGGGCGATGGCGTCCGATGCTGGGTGCTCGCCGGCGACAAGGTTCTGCGCCGCGAGACCCTCCACAACACGTCATTGGACGTGGACGTTCCGGCTGTCGAGTTGGAGCAGGGAGATTCGATCGATTTTGTCGTCGACATCTACAGGGTCTTAAATAGCGATCAACATCAATGGTCGCAGAAGATCACGCGGGTAGCCTCCGCCGATGAACTTCCTGTAAACGCCGCCGCTCCCGCCGGGGACAGCCAACGCGACTTCACTGGACTGCACACGCGGCAACTCAATCGCTGGGAACAGCTCGCCCAGACGCTGCTCCTTTCCAACGAATTCATCTTTGTGGATTAA
- the hisC gene encoding histidinol-phosphate transaminase translates to MTNSKLRFRPALAKMKAYVPGEQPQGGKFIKLNTNENPYPPAPAVVEAIRAAADSRLERYPDPIGSSFRRMAAEKLGLPGPEWILCGNGSDEILTILVRGFMSDGDLLRMPTPSYILYRTLAEIQGARVEEVSFNADWSLPTAFSSPDGDPRLVFLPNPNSPSGTVLTPQAVSEIATALPCPLVVDEAYGDFAEENCIDLVKQHENVLVTRTLSKSYSLAGLRFGFLVAQPHVIAELTKIKDSYNCDAIAIAAATAAMASSDWLVDNRAKILATRERAKEQLRQLGFDVLDSAANFLWCTHPSRSLKPLYEALKTNQVLVRYMDYAGWGDGLRITIGTDAQIDAALVVLARLMQANA, encoded by the coding sequence ATGACCAACAGCAAACTCCGCTTCCGCCCCGCTCTGGCAAAGATGAAGGCCTACGTTCCCGGCGAACAGCCGCAGGGGGGCAAATTCATCAAACTGAACACCAACGAAAATCCCTATCCACCGGCACCCGCCGTTGTCGAAGCGATTCGCGCCGCTGCCGACAGTCGGCTGGAACGCTACCCCGACCCGATCGGTTCGTCCTTTCGCCGGATGGCCGCGGAGAAGCTTGGTCTGCCCGGACCCGAATGGATTTTGTGTGGCAATGGCAGCGATGAGATCCTGACGATCCTGGTCCGCGGATTTATGAGCGACGGCGACCTGCTGAGGATGCCAACTCCCAGCTACATCCTCTACCGGACCCTCGCCGAGATCCAAGGCGCTCGCGTCGAAGAGGTTTCGTTTAACGCCGATTGGTCGCTGCCCACCGCTTTCAGCAGCCCCGACGGCGATCCGCGACTGGTCTTCCTGCCCAACCCGAACAGCCCCAGCGGAACGGTTCTGACGCCGCAAGCTGTCTCGGAAATCGCCACCGCCCTCCCCTGCCCTCTCGTCGTCGATGAAGCCTACGGCGACTTTGCCGAAGAGAACTGCATCGACCTGGTCAAGCAACACGAAAACGTTTTGGTGACCCGCACGCTCAGCAAATCGTATTCGCTGGCCGGGCTGCGATTTGGATTCCTCGTCGCCCAACCGCACGTAATCGCTGAACTGACCAAGATCAAAGACAGCTACAACTGCGACGCGATCGCGATCGCCGCGGCGACCGCCGCGATGGCATCGAGCGACTGGTTGGTCGACAATCGAGCGAAGATCCTCGCGACACGCGAACGAGCCAAGGAGCAATTGCGACAACTCGGCTTCGATGTCCTCGACTCCGCCGCCAATTTTCTCTGGTGCACCCACCCCTCGCGCTCGCTCAAGCCGCTGTATGAAGCGTTGAAAACAAACCAAGTGCTGGTCCGCTACATGGACTATGCCGGCTGGGGTGATGGACTGCGAATTACGATCGGCACCGACGCGCAGATCGACGCCGCCCTGGTCGTTCTCGCTCGATTGATGCAAGCCAACGCGTAG